The Rhodohalobacter sp. SW132 genomic sequence CGATAGCTCAATAAAGTACTAAATTATCCGTATATTCATTGAAACGAATAAAACCAATCAAACCTATACAATTATGCAATTTGGATTTGGAGTAGGCCCTGATACATCCTGGATGAGAGAAGAGCTCACCAAACTGGGTGTAGAGGAGCTGAAGACCCCCGAAGATGTAGACCGAGTAATGAAAGAGTACACTGATGGCACCATGCTTATGGTCATCAACTCCGTGTGCGGATGCGCCGCCGGTAATGCCCGGCCCGGTGTGGAAATCGCACTCGAAAAAACAAGCAATAAACCAGATCACCTGGTAACGGTTTTCGCCGGACAGGATAAAGAAGCCACTGAACGGGCTCGTGAATATTTTAGCGAATATCCGCCATCATCCCCGGCATTCGCCTATTTTGTGAATGGTGAAATTAAAGCGATGGTACC encodes the following:
- a CDS encoding BrxA/BrxB family bacilliredoxin yields the protein MQFGFGVGPDTSWMREELTKLGVEELKTPEDVDRVMKEYTDGTMLMVINSVCGCAAGNARPGVEIALEKTSNKPDHLVTVFAGQDKEATERAREYFSEYPPSSPAFAYFVNGEIKAMVPRHRIEGRTREEVSKDLLMVFDAFAEEESKENA